Genomic DNA from Halomonas sp. BDJS001:
CAAATACCACGCTGGCTTCGTCGATAGGCAGTTTCACCAGCGCGGCCATGGCCGCATCCAGCGCCTTGATAAAGGCCGCTTCCTGGCATTTTTCGCGCTCACCCAAACCAATCAGTAGTATGCGCTCGGCGCCCAGGCCCGGTGCAAAGGGCACCATCTGTACATTACCCAGTGCGGCGTCAAAGTCACCCCGCTCCAGCAATTGGCCGATCAGACGCTCGCTGGCGTCGTCCAGTTTGGCGACAGTGGGCAGTAAGTCACCCCCTTTAAAAACCGGCACCAACAAACAAGGTGTTTCAGCTTTGGCTGGGTTTGCGGTCTGAACGGAAAATTCCATGACGGCTCCAACAAGACAAGCATCGAGGGATTCGGGATAATGCCCCGTTGCTTTTGATTTTGAAAAGGGACTGTGGATAGTTTGATTAGTGTACCCAAGCCATACGCTTATTGCATGGCATCCTGCACGTCTAGCCGGAGAGCGCGTTGATTTTATTTCGGTATCTAACTCGCGAAGTGTTACTCACCATGTCAGCGGTTGCTGGGATTCTGCTGTTGGTGATCATGGGCAGCCGCTTTATCCGCTATTTTTCGGACGCAGCCGAAGGCGATATCCCTGTCACCATGTTGGGCAGCCTGATGATGTTTCACCTGCCTGGCTTTATGGAACTGATCCTACCACTGTCGTTTTTTCTAGGCATTCTGCTCGCTTACGGGCAGCTCTATATGAACAGCGAAATCACCGTGATGGTCGCTTGCGGGATGAGCCCCACTCGGCTGTTGAAAGTGACCTTGCTGCCCGCCAGCGTGGTGGCGGTACTGGTCGGGGTCTGCAGCCTTTGGTTGACGCCTTTGGGGGCGCTGCAAACCGAAACTGCGTTGGAAGAGCAGCGTAGCCGCCTGGACGTTTCGGTACTGGCCCCAGGGCGCTTTCAAGAATTTGGCGGTGGCCGTACCGCTTACATCGGCAGCTTCTCTAGCGACGGTACGGAAATGCAGGATGTGCTGGTGCACGAGCAGAACCAGCCCGGCGACGAAGGCACTCACGACTACGTTACCCGGGCGGCATCGGGCTATCAGGAAACCCGCCTCGAAACGGGTAGCCGTTTCCTGGTGCTGGATGACGGTGAGCGCTATGGGGTGACCCCGGGCGATAAAAGCGCTGAGCGACTCACCTTTGAGCGCTACACGTTACGATTGGGGTTGAATCGCGATCGACAGGAACTCGATTCCTTGGAGTATGCCACCACGCCTGCACTGTGGAACAACCCCAACCCCCGTGCCCAGGCCCAATGGCAGTGGCGTGCGGGTCTACCCTTAATGGTGTTTGTGTTGGCCTTGATGGCGCAACCGCTTTCCCGGGTTAATCCCCGCCAGGGGCGCTTTGGCAAACTGCTGCCCGCTGTATTTTTATACGTCGCCTATCTCAGCCTGCTGCTGGCAGTGGTCGATGCCATTGGCAGCGATACCTGGTCGACTACGTTGGGGGTGTGGCCGGTACACGGAGTGTTCTTAGGATTGGGCCTGCTAATGCTGTGGCGCTCGCAACGTAAGGGGATGCGCTGATGGTGCTTGATCGTCTTGATCGTTACATTGCCCGCAACGTGCTGGCGGCCATTGTCGTCGTTCAATGTGTGCTGCTGGGGCTGGATATTACCATGCCTATATCGATGATTTAGGCGATGTTCAGGCGGGCTATACCGCCTTTGATGCGCTCCTTTACCTGCTCATGCGCACGCCTTGGCGTTTCTATCAGTACGCCCCGGTGGCGGTGTTGATTGGCGCACTCATTGGTTTAGGCAGCATGGCCTCTAGCAATGAGCTCACCGTTATGCGCGCCGCGGGGCGCTCCCTGGCACGCATTGTGTGGGGCGTGATGAAGCCAGTGCTGGTGGTGGTCGTTGTGGTGCTGTTAGTCGCCGAGTATGTCAGCCCGCGCACCGAGCAGTATGCCGAGGCGTGGCGGCTGGAAAAGCTTCAGGGCGAAGGCGCTATGCTGACCAGCCGCAGCGGCTGGCAGATCGAGGGTAACAGCGTCTACCGTTTCGGCGCGATTCGTGCCGATGATGTGGTGCTTGATTTAACCCGCTACCGTTTTGATGACCGCCAGCTAGTCGAAGCTACCTACGCTCAGCGCGCCCGTTGGGAAGATGATGCCTGGCGGTTGGAAAATGTCGCGACCACACGCATTTTTGCCGACCACACCGAGTCCGAACAGACGGCAAGCATGGGCTGGGACACTTCCTTTACGCCCACCCAGCTAGAGCGGCTGCTGCGCGATATTGAGAGTCAGGCGCCCAGCGAGCTGTGGGCCTATGCCCAGTTCCTTGAAGAGCAGAACCTGCAGAATGACCAGGCACTGCTCTATTTTTGGCAGAAGATGCTGATGCCGCTCACCATGGGTTCGCTGGTGCTGATTGCCGCCTCCTTTGTATTTGGCCCACTGCGCACCGTGGCTGCCGGTACCCGGGTGTTTTACGGCGTTGTCACCGGGCTGAGCTTTAAGTACGTTCAGGATCTGCTGGCGCCCGCCTCGACGATTTTTGGCTTCTCTCCCGTTTGGGCGGTTCTGGTGCCGACACTGGCATGCGCCGGTGTCGGGATCTACTTTCTGCGTCGCAACGGTTAATGCCGCAACAGTGGCGCTACTTTTTAGCGCCTAAAAACCGCTAATAAACACCCAGGAGCTGAGAAAGAATGAGGGAGACACGACGCTTTACTCAGTTGGACAGCGTATGGCCAGCGGGCCTTGGTCGCCGTTTGGGCGCCATGCTGTACGACGGCTTTTTGGTCACCGCGATTTGGATCGCGGTGACGTCGTGCATATGCTGTTTTTCCGCTATGTGCTGGGACAGCAGCCCGAAGAGATTGGCACCACGGCCAGTGATATTTGGAGCCTGCGCCTCATGCTGGTGTTTTTTGTCACGCTGTTTTTTGTTTTTTCCTGGTCGCGCGGGGGGATGACCTTGGGCATGCAGGCGTGGCGGCTGAGGGTGCAAACGGCAGATGGCCGTTCGCTGAATCTGAAGCAGTGCCTAATTCGCTGCGCGGTGGCGTGGCTCTCGCTACTGGCCTTGGGTTTGGGTTACTTATGGGTGCTGTTTGATCAACAGCGGCGTAGCTGGCCGGATATCGCATCCAACACGCAAACGGTGGTTTTACCGAAAAAATAATTTCAGTCGGCATGTGGCGAAAAATGCTTTTACGCCAGTACGTTATTTTGCTACTCCTGCTTATTAAGACGAATGGATAGCAAAAAGCAGTGATTTCTACTTGATAAGATGTATGCGAATCATTTACATTCATCTCATGATTTCCATGAGGTGTCGCCATGTACGTTTGCGTGTGCAAGGGAGTAACCGACCATCAAATTCGCCAGCACGTTAGCGACGGAGCGCGCAGCTGGCGAGAAGTACGCGAGGCAACCGGCTGCGCAACGCAGTGCGGCAAGTGCGCGTGCTATGCTAAATCAATTACCCGCGATGCCGTTCAGGAAGCACGCCAAGAGGCCGATCTGGGACTCGCTTACGCTGTGTGACGCGAATCACTATTGTTAGGGTTATCTTTAGCAAATAACTGATTTGCTTGAACTTTTAGTCATCTTATCTATACTCTCAGAAACGCTGGGAGTATAGCTATTTGCGTCTATACTCTTCTCCAAACGTAACTGCTTGATCGTATTGTCTAAACTAGATTAAACATCAGCATTACAGTAGAAAAGGTGACGTTATGAAAGGTGATACGAAAGTTATTGAGCATCTCAATAAGGCGCTCGGCAACGAACTGGTTGCTATCAATCAGTACTTTTTGCATGCCAAAATGTACAAAGATTGGGGCCTGAAAGCCCTCGCCAAATGGGAGTACGATGAGTCCATCGAAGAGATGCAGCACGCTGACAAGATCATTGAGCGCATCCTATTCCTTGAAGGTATCCCTAATCTGCAGGATCTGGGCAAGCTGCACATCGGTGAAAACGTCAAAGAGATGCTCGAAAGCGATCTGAAAATCGAGCACGACGGTCGCAACGACTACATTGAAGCGATCACCTACTGCGAAAGCGTCAAGGATTACGTCACCCGCGATATGCTGCGTGACCTCCTTGCTGATGAAGAAGATCACATCGATCACATCGAAACCGAACTTGGTTTGATCGACAAAGTGGGCATCCAGAACTATATGCAGCGTCAAATGCAGATGGCTGGCGACGAGTAATTCACTCGCTGTTGCTCGCTTAACAAAAGCTAGACTCCCACACTAGCTAGACACTCAAATTAGATACACAGAAGCCAGTCAGTACTCACTGACTGGCTTTGTTCATCCTAAGACATCTCAAGCCTCATGGCGCTTTCGGCACCCCCGCTCTATTACCATTTCCTGTGAAAACCTGCGTTCGAATGTCATAAGCCTGACACGGTCATGCTGTTTGATAGTCCAGTTGATGCTGCACGTTTAATGACATAACCAGATGTTTCTTCGGCTCAGGCAAGGAATCAACCTTCATCATGACATTCACACGTACACCCTCACTGTTGGCGCTCGCTATTACGCTGGCTGCTTCACATTCGGTCAGCGCGGCGGATAAGTACTTCAACCGCATTGCCAGCTTCGCTATCCCCAGTAACATGACTGAGGGCGAAGATCGTAGTCGCGAAACCTCGGCGGAAATTATCGCTGCCTCCGGCGATGGTATGACGCTGGTTTACTCGGACAGCCCGCTGGGCGTGATCGGGCGCATTGATATTAGCGACCCCGCTAATCCGCAGCCGCTGGGCAATATTGATGTCGGTGGCGAGCCCACCGCAGTGACGGTGCTCGACAATATCGCCTATGCCGGGGTGAATACCTCGGTCTCTTATAGCGAGCCTTCCGGGCAGCTGCTCACCATCGATATCGAAAGCGGTGAAATACTTGCCTCCTGCCCCTTGAATGGTCAGCCCGATAGTGTGGTGGCCTCAGCGGCGCCCGAGGGGCGTTTCGTCGCCGTGGCCATTGAGAACGAGCGCGATGAAGACGCCGGCGACGGTCGTGTGCCGCAGATGCCTGGTGGCTCTGTTGCTCTGGTGGAGATCAATGATGCAGGAGAAGTGAACTGTAACAGCCTGCTCTACGCCGACGTGACCGGGCTTGCGGAGATCGCCCCGGAGGATCCCGAGCCGGAGTTTGTCGATATCAATGCTTTAGGTGAGATTGCGGTCACCCTGCAAGAGAATAACCACCTGGCGGTGATCGACCATGCTGGCAAAGTGGTGTCCCACTTCAGCGCCGGGGCGGTGGATCTGGACGGGATTGATGCCAGTGATGATGGTGCGCTGCTCTTTAATGAGCAGCAGTCCCAGCGCCTGCGTGAGCCGGATGCGCTGCAGTGGATTGACAGCGATCACTTTGCCATTGCCAACGAGGGCGATATGGATGGCGGCTCCCGGGGCTGGAGTATCTTTCATAAAAGCGGCCGCTTAGTGTATGAGTCTGGGGTGGATTTCGAGCACGCCGTGATTGAGGTTGGCCACTACCCCGATAAGCGCTCGGATGCCAAGGGCAGCGAGCCGGAAGGCATGGAGTTTGCTGTTTTTGACGGCACGCCCTATGTATTCCTGCTCTCCGAGCGGGGGTCGCTGGTGGGTGTTTACGACGTCAGCAACCCTACCGAACCGCAGCTCAGCCAACTACTCCCCTCGGGTCTTTCCCCGGAAGGCGCGGTGGCGATTCCCAGTCGCGGCCTGCTGGCGACCGCCAACGAGACTGACCTGGGCGAAGAGGGCGGCCCGCGCTCCCATGTCATGATTTACCAGTATCAGGACTCGCCCGCGGTCTACCCCACGCTCACCTCGGCGGGCAGCGATGAGCTGATCGGCTGGGGCGCACTCTCTGGCATGGTCGCCGCTGATAGCGTGCTCTATGCGGTCAACGACAGCTTCTACAGCGCTCAGCCGCGCATTTTTACCATTGATCCTTCCACGTCACCCGCGCGGATTACCGCCGCGTTGGAGGTGACCCGTGATGGTGAGCCTGCGCTGGGGCTTGATATGGAAGGCATCACCAGCGATGGCGAAGGGGGCTTCTGGATCGCTTCCGAAGGCAATGACAAAGGGCTTGCCAACACCCTCTATCATGTTGGCGCTGACGGTGAGATTGATCAGGGTATTGCGCTCCCCGAGGTGCTTGCCCAGCAGGCACTGAAGTGGGGGTTGGAGGGCGTGACCCGGATCGATCATCAGCTCTGGCTGGCGGT
This window encodes:
- the bfr gene encoding bacterioferritin — its product is MKGDTKVIEHLNKALGNELVAINQYFLHAKMYKDWGLKALAKWEYDESIEEMQHADKIIERILFLEGIPNLQDLGKLHIGENVKEMLESDLKIEHDGRNDYIEAITYCESVKDYVTRDMLRDLLADEEDHIDHIETELGLIDKVGIQNYMQRQMQMAGDE
- the lptF gene encoding LPS export ABC transporter permease LptF gives rise to the protein MILFRYLTREVLLTMSAVAGILLLVIMGSRFIRYFSDAAEGDIPVTMLGSLMMFHLPGFMELILPLSFFLGILLAYGQLYMNSEITVMVACGMSPTRLLKVTLLPASVVAVLVGVCSLWLTPLGALQTETALEEQRSRLDVSVLAPGRFQEFGGGRTAYIGSFSSDGTEMQDVLVHEQNQPGDEGTHDYVTRAASGYQETRLETGSRFLVLDDGERYGVTPGDKSAERLTFERYTLRLGLNRDRQELDSLEYATTPALWNNPNPRAQAQWQWRAGLPLMVFVLALMAQPLSRVNPRQGRFGKLLPAVFLYVAYLSLLLAVVDAIGSDTWSTTLGVWPVHGVFLGLGLLMLWRSQRKGMR
- a CDS encoding (2Fe-2S)-binding protein, whose product is MYVCVCKGVTDHQIRQHVSDGARSWREVREATGCATQCGKCACYAKSITRDAVQEARQEADLGLAYAV
- a CDS encoding esterase-like activity of phytase family protein; its protein translation is MTFTRTPSLLALAITLAASHSVSAADKYFNRIASFAIPSNMTEGEDRSRETSAEIIAASGDGMTLVYSDSPLGVIGRIDISDPANPQPLGNIDVGGEPTAVTVLDNIAYAGVNTSVSYSEPSGQLLTIDIESGEILASCPLNGQPDSVVASAAPEGRFVAVAIENERDEDAGDGRVPQMPGGSVALVEINDAGEVNCNSLLYADVTGLAEIAPEDPEPEFVDINALGEIAVTLQENNHLAVIDHAGKVVSHFSAGAVDLDGIDASDDGALLFNEQQSQRLREPDALQWIDSDHFAIANEGDMDGGSRGWSIFHKSGRLVYESGVDFEHAVIEVGHYPDKRSDAKGSEPEGMEFAVFDGTPYVFLLSERGSLVGVYDVSNPTEPQLSQLLPSGLSPEGAVAIPSRGLLATANETDLGEEGGPRSHVMIYQYQDSPAVYPTLTSAGSDELIGWGALSGMVAADSVLYAVNDSFYSAQPRIFTIDPSTSPARITAALEVTRDGEPALGLDMEGITSDGEGGFWIASEGNDKGLANTLYHVGADGEIDQGIALPEVLAQQALKWGLEGVTRIDHQLWLAVQRPWKDDPEGMAKLLRYDLDSGEWGAVHYPLDRVDEGWVGLSEITAYQGDLYLIERDNRIGADAQVKQVTRVALEGLAPAPLGGELPVVEKHLVRDLIPDLASYNGFVVDKIEGMAINEQGYAWLVSDNDGVDDSSGETYFWSIPLE